In Desulfomonile tiedjei DSM 6799, a genomic segment contains:
- the amrS gene encoding AmmeMemoRadiSam system radical SAM enzyme → MKEATLYDKLESNAVKCRLCRHGCKIEDGKKGLCSVRLNQKGTLYTLVYDKVVSTNVDPIEKKPLYHFAPGTKSFSIATVGCNFFCTFCQNYSISQMPRDRDRIIGEEYSPAQIVEMAVESGCRSIAYTYTEPTIYYELARETMEEAHRRGLLNVFVTNGYMTRDMLDDSKGLIDAANVDLKAFNDKFYVRYCKARLDGVLDSLKYMRELGIWLEVTTLLIHSLNDEFLEIRELARFIRKELGAHVPWHVSRFYPQYKEQDIAPTDVEILRKARQIGLDEGLKYVYTGNVPWDPGEKTFCPECSGLLIDRVGYSIKKYALKEGRCPKCGFELDGIEL, encoded by the coding sequence ATGAAGGAAGCAACTCTCTACGATAAACTCGAATCCAATGCGGTAAAATGCAGGCTATGCCGCCACGGCTGCAAAATAGAGGACGGCAAAAAAGGTCTTTGCTCGGTACGTCTCAATCAGAAAGGCACTTTATACACGCTGGTCTACGACAAAGTTGTGTCCACCAACGTCGACCCAATCGAGAAAAAGCCTCTGTACCACTTTGCCCCTGGGACCAAATCGTTCTCCATAGCAACGGTAGGCTGTAATTTCTTCTGTACTTTTTGTCAGAATTATTCCATTTCCCAGATGCCTCGCGACAGGGACAGGATTATCGGTGAGGAGTATTCTCCGGCCCAGATAGTGGAAATGGCTGTGGAAAGCGGCTGTCGCAGTATTGCGTACACGTATACGGAACCCACGATTTACTACGAGTTGGCTCGTGAGACCATGGAAGAGGCTCATCGGCGTGGTCTCCTGAACGTATTCGTGACGAATGGATACATGACCCGTGACATGCTCGACGATTCAAAAGGTCTGATCGATGCGGCAAATGTGGACTTGAAAGCATTCAACGATAAGTTTTATGTTCGCTATTGCAAAGCCAGGCTGGATGGAGTCCTCGATTCTCTCAAGTACATGCGTGAACTGGGCATCTGGTTGGAAGTCACAACACTCCTGATCCATTCGCTGAATGACGAATTTCTCGAAATTCGCGAACTCGCGCGATTCATACGGAAAGAGCTCGGGGCACATGTTCCATGGCATGTCTCCAGATTTTATCCGCAATACAAAGAGCAGGATATTGCGCCCACCGATGTGGAAATCTTGCGAAAGGCGCGACAAATCGGCCTTGACGAGGGACTCAAATATGTCTACACCGGCAACGTTCCGTGGGACCCTGGGGAAAAGACTTTTTGTCCGGAATGCTCCGGGCTCTTGATCGATCGAGTGGGATATTCCATAAAAAAATACGCACTTAAAGAAGGCCGCTGCCCGAAATGCGGCTTCGAGCTTGATGGCATCGAGCTCTGA
- the rpe gene encoding ribulose-phosphate 3-epimerase, giving the protein MNRRILVSPSILSADFSKLGDEIKAVEQAGADFLHIDVMDGHFVPNITIGPMIVEACKKIATIPLDVHLMIAEPDRYLEDFHAAGANILTVHPEATHHLHRTLTRIRELGMQAGAALNPSTGLEAVRYVLAELDILMIMTVNPGFGGQSFIPTMLEKVRSAREMADKSGYPIRIEVDGGVAPSTAPDLICAGADIFVAGSAVFLRPPYSDAINLLRSAETQCRTGE; this is encoded by the coding sequence ATGAATCGTAGAATTCTTGTATCCCCGTCAATCTTGTCCGCTGATTTCTCAAAACTGGGCGACGAAATTAAAGCGGTCGAACAAGCTGGGGCGGATTTCCTGCATATTGATGTGATGGACGGTCACTTCGTGCCGAATATCACGATTGGCCCTATGATTGTGGAAGCCTGCAAGAAGATTGCGACTATCCCGCTGGACGTCCATCTCATGATTGCTGAGCCTGACAGGTACCTCGAAGATTTTCACGCGGCTGGAGCAAACATTTTGACGGTTCATCCCGAAGCGACTCATCATCTCCATAGAACTCTGACGCGTATACGAGAGCTGGGAATGCAAGCAGGAGCCGCTCTAAATCCTTCAACGGGGCTCGAAGCAGTCAGATATGTGCTTGCGGAACTGGATATTCTCATGATAATGACCGTTAATCCCGGTTTCGGAGGTCAATCGTTTATTCCCACCATGCTGGAAAAAGTAAGATCCGCACGGGAGATGGCGGACAAATCGGGATATCCCATTCGCATCGAAGTGGATGGTGGAGTAGCTCCTTCGACTGCGCCTGACCTTATATGTGCGGGCGCCGATATATTTGTCGCCGGAAGTGCGGTATTCCTTCGTCCGCCGTATTCCGACGCAATCAACCTTCTTCGCAGTGCGGAAACACAGTGCCGTACGGGCGAATGA
- a CDS encoding tetratricopeptide repeat protein, with product MRKLLLIIAALSAVVMLATDYCSAAKAKNKVPEAKSITYPDLEKDPGFFFILAEQAELAGDTEGVVRNLKKALQLDPGSSYLYTRVGNVLARNRKIADSLIMTRISVLLEPTNDEAFTLLGKIFTVTGDRHKAIEEYSRALELKPDERELYVFIGSLQVSQRLFPEAEKTFTKMTKQFPDEKEGFFYLGRVFVEGKKFDEAIETFESLLDKGVENPAQVHTELGGIYLLMNKHAKAEEHFRESVELDPTNVTSRLNLGQALASQKKYAEAYQVFEDLSKLAPSNLGIQIKMAMILAEQKQYDTAIEILQKILLTKPGWDQVRFQLGRVLKEQGKLDDSEKEFIQIRKGQPTFLHSRIILGLMFLKVKDYGKALRYVDEAIDTDVKEPDLFHIKGSILEELNRYTEALVMYDKALELDPTNVRIRYSKGNALEKSGRRQQALVEMERIIVEKPDDASALNFVGYTLAVGGKDLGRAEKLVRKALELKPDDGYIMDSLAWVLYKSGKTDEALDLLLKAIEKVQTDPILAEHLGDVLLEKKRGSEAVEAYKKSLQLNPENIVVQEKLKKLEKESAAKK from the coding sequence ATGAGAAAATTGCTGTTGATTATTGCAGCCCTGAGCGCGGTCGTTATGCTCGCCACCGATTATTGTTCCGCTGCCAAAGCCAAGAACAAAGTCCCTGAAGCCAAGTCAATTACGTATCCGGATCTGGAAAAGGATCCCGGTTTCTTCTTTATTCTTGCAGAACAGGCGGAGCTTGCCGGAGATACTGAAGGTGTAGTCCGGAATCTGAAAAAAGCGCTCCAATTGGACCCAGGTTCATCGTACCTGTACACGCGTGTGGGAAATGTACTGGCCAGGAACAGAAAAATCGCCGATTCTCTCATTATGACCCGCATTTCGGTGCTTTTGGAACCCACCAATGACGAAGCGTTCACGCTCCTGGGGAAAATCTTCACGGTCACGGGGGATCGTCATAAAGCCATAGAGGAATACAGTCGTGCGCTGGAGTTGAAACCCGACGAGCGAGAGCTCTACGTCTTCATCGGATCGTTGCAGGTCTCTCAGAGGCTTTTTCCAGAGGCTGAGAAGACGTTTACGAAAATGACGAAACAGTTTCCCGATGAAAAGGAAGGTTTCTTTTACCTGGGAAGAGTTTTCGTTGAAGGCAAAAAGTTCGACGAGGCAATAGAAACCTTCGAATCTCTGCTGGACAAAGGGGTTGAAAATCCTGCTCAGGTACATACGGAACTTGGCGGCATCTACCTGCTCATGAACAAACACGCCAAAGCGGAAGAACATTTCAGGGAATCCGTCGAGCTTGACCCTACCAATGTGACGTCTCGACTCAACCTCGGACAGGCTTTGGCCAGTCAGAAAAAATACGCCGAGGCGTACCAGGTTTTTGAAGATTTATCGAAACTTGCCCCCTCAAATCTTGGAATTCAGATCAAAATGGCCATGATTCTGGCCGAACAGAAACAATACGATACAGCGATAGAAATTCTGCAGAAAATTCTCCTGACAAAACCCGGATGGGATCAGGTCCGTTTTCAGTTGGGAAGGGTGCTCAAAGAACAGGGCAAACTGGACGATTCAGAAAAGGAATTTATCCAGATTCGCAAGGGCCAGCCTACTTTTCTCCATTCCCGCATCATACTGGGACTGATGTTTCTCAAAGTAAAGGATTACGGCAAAGCGCTCAGGTACGTTGATGAAGCGATTGATACGGATGTTAAGGAACCGGACCTTTTTCACATCAAGGGCTCGATTCTGGAGGAGTTGAACAGATATACCGAAGCCCTCGTGATGTACGATAAGGCTCTTGAACTCGACCCAACAAATGTCAGGATTCGTTATTCAAAAGGAAATGCACTGGAAAAAAGCGGGCGTCGCCAACAGGCACTGGTTGAAATGGAGAGAATCATCGTGGAGAAACCGGACGACGCGAGCGCTCTGAATTTCGTCGGATATACGCTTGCAGTCGGCGGAAAAGACCTCGGGAGAGCCGAAAAACTTGTCCGCAAAGCACTGGAGCTGAAGCCGGACGACGGGTACATTATGGATTCGCTGGCCTGGGTCTTGTACAAATCCGGAAAAACCGACGAAGCGCTGGATCTGCTCCTGAAAGCTATTGAAAAAGTGCAGACCGACCCTATTTTGGCCGAACACCTGGGGGACGTGCTGCTCGAGAAAAAGCGCGGTTCAGAAGCAGTTGAGGCGTACAAGAAATCTCTCCAACTGAATCCCGAAAACATCGTGGTACAGGAAAAACTTAAGAAATTGGAAAAGGAGAGTGCCGCGAAAAAATAG
- a CDS encoding Hsp20/alpha crystallin family protein: MTLNKWDPIKDLLNMQEKLHRIMHTGSAESCLPRAGYWCPAVDILETQEAYIFRVELPGVGKENINVEVSNSALVISGRRPSDKDPEISNYHRIERNQGFFQRSFTIPGYVDVENAVAKYVDGILEVILPKSERGIEHSIQVMCLL, translated from the coding sequence ATGACTCTCAATAAATGGGATCCAATCAAAGATTTGCTAAACATGCAGGAAAAGTTACATCGCATCATGCACACCGGATCGGCTGAATCCTGTCTCCCTCGTGCCGGATATTGGTGCCCTGCTGTTGACATTCTGGAAACGCAGGAAGCGTACATATTCAGGGTGGAGTTGCCGGGAGTAGGCAAAGAAAACATCAATGTGGAAGTCAGTAACAGCGCATTGGTCATCTCCGGCCGAAGGCCTTCCGACAAGGATCCTGAAATCTCGAATTATCATAGAATCGAGCGAAATCAGGGATTTTTTCAGAGAAGCTTTACCATTCCCGGATATGTCGACGTAGAGAATGCCGTGGCAAAATATGTGGATGGTATCCTTGAGGTAATTTTGCCCAAATCCGAGAGAGGCATTGAGCACAGCATACAGGTGATGTGTCTCCTTTGA
- a CDS encoding DnaJ C-terminal domain-containing protein — MRKRDPYSVLGVGKTASEEEIKRAYRKLARLYHPDMNGDSKTAEAKFKELSEAYEILADREKRRMYDTFGHDGLDGHFRDFSGTRYGSPGQKRNTYHFDFSNFSRSGDYGFFDDVFSDFFKSDGNRRTRKSGSARGTDLEYRLTVDFFQAFHGVSAIVSVMDRKINVHVPAGVDSGSRIRVPGQGAPGLRGGPPGDLFLDVTVTPHPFFRREGDDIFTTLPITISEAVLGAKIEVPAPDGRLVLKIPQGTQSGTNFRFRDKGFPSIRDKERGDFYVVAQIIIPSHIDPVSRELLAEFERRNPSNPRHGIWGDGF, encoded by the coding sequence ATGCGAAAACGCGATCCCTATAGTGTGCTTGGTGTGGGGAAGACGGCCTCCGAAGAGGAGATCAAGCGGGCATATCGTAAGCTCGCCCGACTGTACCACCCCGATATGAATGGCGATAGCAAAACTGCCGAAGCCAAATTCAAAGAATTGAGCGAAGCGTACGAAATTCTTGCCGACAGAGAAAAGCGACGGATGTACGACACCTTCGGTCATGACGGTTTGGATGGCCACTTTCGCGATTTTTCCGGCACCAGGTACGGCAGCCCCGGTCAAAAGAGAAATACGTACCATTTCGATTTCAGCAACTTCTCGAGGTCCGGTGATTACGGTTTTTTTGACGATGTTTTTTCCGACTTCTTTAAGTCCGACGGTAACCGTCGTACCAGGAAATCAGGATCGGCTCGCGGCACGGACCTTGAATATCGTCTGACCGTGGACTTTTTCCAGGCTTTTCATGGTGTGTCGGCTATCGTTTCAGTCATGGATCGAAAAATCAATGTGCACGTTCCCGCGGGAGTGGATTCCGGTTCGAGGATCAGGGTTCCAGGACAGGGGGCGCCCGGATTGAGAGGGGGGCCTCCCGGAGATTTGTTTCTTGACGTGACGGTTACTCCACATCCTTTTTTCCGGAGGGAAGGTGACGATATCTTTACGACACTGCCCATAACCATTTCCGAGGCAGTTCTGGGCGCGAAAATCGAAGTTCCGGCTCCGGACGGGCGGCTCGTGCTGAAGATTCCGCAAGGCACCCAATCGGGAACGAATTTTCGGTTCAGGGATAAAGGCTTTCCTTCCATCAGGGACAAAGAGCGGGGAGATTTCTATGTGGTAGCTCAGATTATCATTCCGTCCCACATCGATCCTGTGTCTCGGGAACTTCTCGCAGAATTCGAGCGTCGAAATCCTTCCAATCCGCGACATGGTATCTGGGGGGATGGTTTCTGA
- a CDS encoding DUF1844 domain-containing protein yields MDESEKSEFTIRDKRRFTTEGESKATSADKEPETPPEQPKTEAPSEKPADRKREREYQPLDFNSFVLSLANTALLQMGMIKFPDSETERDLFGARQTIDLLALLQDKTRGNLSDQEQKVLNETLFQLRIAFVEAAKEK; encoded by the coding sequence ATGGACGAATCTGAAAAATCTGAATTCACTATACGTGATAAACGAAGATTCACTACTGAAGGGGAGTCGAAAGCAACATCCGCAGATAAAGAACCGGAAACTCCACCTGAACAGCCAAAAACAGAAGCCCCTTCGGAAAAACCTGCCGATAGGAAGAGAGAAAGAGAATATCAGCCCCTTGATTTCAACTCTTTCGTGTTAAGCCTTGCCAATACTGCTTTGCTGCAGATGGGAATGATAAAATTCCCGGATTCCGAAACGGAACGGGATCTTTTTGGCGCCCGCCAGACCATTGACCTTCTGGCCTTGCTTCAGGACAAGACTCGTGGTAATCTGTCCGATCAAGAACAAAAAGTTCTCAATGAAACGCTCTTTCAATTGAGAATTGCTTTTGTTGAAGCTGCCAAAGAAAAATAG
- the rpmB gene encoding 50S ribosomal protein L28, which translates to MSRICEVCGKRPLKGYNVSHAHNRTKKISYPNLQKVRVLESSGRVKRMKVCTRCIRSNMITKAP; encoded by the coding sequence ATGTCCCGCATTTGCGAAGTGTGCGGCAAACGACCGCTGAAGGGGTATAATGTGAGCCATGCACACAACCGTACCAAGAAAATATCATATCCTAACCTTCAGAAAGTCAGGGTCCTGGAATCCTCCGGCCGCGTAAAAAGGATGAAAGTGTGTACCCGATGCATTCGATCGAATATGATAACGAAAGCCCCCTGA
- a CDS encoding RelA/SpoT family protein has translation MEQKVSTSAQQIGSNVSQTGKTIVRFGEIQDLVKSYYPDADLDLIRAAYVYSAQVHLGQTRRSGEPYLVHPVAVSMILAQMKLDEASVATGLLHDTVEDTLATLEEIERFFGKEIAALVDGVTKISKIEFQSKEERQAENFRKMILAMSRDIRVLMVKLADRLHNMRTLGPMPPDAQVRIARETLDIYAPLAARLGIYWMRTELEDLAFRYVNPERYSTIARRLEESLKQREEYANNVLRIITEKIEQYNIKGTIKGRNKEIFSIHQKMITQHLDFDQIHDLTAFRIILNNVSECYAVLGLIHSLWRPVPGRFKDYIAMPKSNGYQSLHTTVIGPEGLRIEIQIRSTEMDLIAEEGIAAHWSYKEGRIPEAEDAKVVNWLRQMMEWQQDLDDPREFFENVRVDLYPDEVYVFTPKGEVREFPKGATPLDFAYAIHTEVGHRCVGARINGKMVSLKYQLRTGDSVEIITSVHQKPSKDWLKFVKTGRAKTKIRHYVLTEERERSIQIGRESTDRELRKWRMEISRVEREGEILKIAQEFSFKTEADLYAAIGYGRISPKVIITKLVPPAEREKAKASLVEEKQIKKNHSTAKSGVRVQGLTDVMVTFAKCCNPLPGDSIRGFITRGRGVTVHNQDCPNLARTDVRRVIDVTWDEDQPIRRTAKLALQVENRMGMLAAVSGTISSNDSDIVQANIKNVNDNYAEGVFVVSVKNVDHLNSLMNALRTTRGVKKVDRLAIM, from the coding sequence ATGGAACAAAAGGTATCCACAAGTGCACAACAAATTGGATCAAACGTGAGTCAGACGGGCAAGACCATAGTCCGTTTTGGTGAAATCCAGGATTTAGTCAAATCATATTATCCGGATGCTGACCTGGATCTGATCCGCGCGGCGTACGTGTATTCCGCTCAGGTCCATCTTGGGCAGACACGACGTTCCGGTGAGCCCTATCTCGTCCACCCCGTCGCTGTCTCGATGATATTGGCCCAGATGAAGTTGGATGAGGCGTCCGTGGCAACGGGCCTGCTTCACGACACAGTAGAGGATACCCTTGCCACGCTTGAGGAGATCGAGCGTTTCTTCGGGAAAGAAATTGCTGCGTTGGTGGATGGGGTCACCAAAATCAGCAAAATAGAATTCCAGTCAAAAGAAGAACGACAGGCAGAGAATTTCCGAAAGATGATTCTGGCGATGAGCCGGGATATTCGCGTATTGATGGTGAAATTGGCTGACCGGTTGCACAATATGCGAACTCTCGGCCCCATGCCCCCCGACGCACAGGTCCGCATTGCGCGTGAGACTCTGGATATATACGCGCCTCTAGCAGCTCGACTGGGGATCTACTGGATGCGTACCGAGCTGGAGGACCTTGCCTTTCGGTACGTAAATCCCGAACGATATTCCACTATTGCAAGGCGTCTCGAGGAATCTCTGAAACAAAGAGAGGAGTACGCGAATAATGTACTCCGTATCATCACGGAGAAGATCGAGCAGTACAATATAAAGGGCACAATCAAGGGACGAAACAAGGAAATCTTCAGCATTCATCAAAAGATGATCACTCAGCACCTTGATTTCGACCAAATCCACGATCTCACTGCTTTTCGAATCATCCTGAATAATGTCAGCGAATGTTACGCTGTGCTCGGCTTGATCCATTCTCTGTGGCGGCCGGTCCCGGGCAGATTCAAAGATTACATTGCCATGCCCAAAAGCAATGGGTACCAGTCACTCCACACTACCGTTATCGGTCCGGAAGGACTGCGCATAGAAATCCAAATACGTTCCACGGAAATGGACCTCATTGCTGAAGAAGGTATAGCAGCCCACTGGTCGTACAAAGAAGGCAGGATTCCCGAAGCGGAAGATGCTAAAGTGGTGAATTGGCTGCGCCAGATGATGGAATGGCAGCAGGATCTGGACGACCCTCGCGAATTTTTCGAGAATGTCAGGGTCGATTTGTACCCTGATGAGGTCTACGTTTTCACGCCGAAAGGAGAGGTAAGGGAATTTCCCAAAGGAGCGACACCGCTTGATTTCGCGTATGCGATTCACACCGAAGTGGGGCATCGGTGTGTGGGCGCGAGGATCAATGGGAAAATGGTGTCTCTCAAATATCAGCTTCGAACTGGCGACAGCGTTGAAATTATTACCTCCGTTCACCAGAAACCAAGCAAAGATTGGCTCAAATTTGTCAAAACCGGTCGGGCCAAGACTAAAATACGCCATTATGTGCTGACCGAGGAGCGAGAACGGTCCATTCAGATCGGGAGAGAAAGCACGGATCGGGAACTTCGCAAGTGGCGTATGGAGATATCCCGGGTCGAAAGAGAAGGGGAGATACTCAAGATTGCCCAGGAGTTCAGCTTCAAGACCGAAGCCGATCTTTACGCAGCCATCGGTTACGGCCGCATTTCACCCAAAGTCATCATTACCAAGCTGGTCCCGCCTGCAGAGCGTGAAAAAGCAAAAGCATCGCTGGTCGAAGAAAAACAGATCAAAAAGAACCATTCCACTGCCAAGAGCGGCGTGCGAGTGCAGGGCCTGACGGACGTTATGGTAACTTTCGCGAAATGCTGTAATCCGCTTCCCGGAGACAGCATTCGTGGATTCATCACTCGAGGAAGAGGCGTAACGGTCCACAATCAGGACTGCCCCAACCTCGCGAGAACAGATGTCAGACGAGTAATCGATGTGACCTGGGATGAAGATCAGCCTATTCGCCGGACCGCAAAGCTCGCTTTACAGGTCGAGAACAGGATGGGCATGCTCGCTGCGGTGAGCGGCACAATTTCGTCGAATGATTCGGATATAGTTCAAGCGAACATTAAGAATGTCAACGACAACTATGCTGAAGGCGTTTTTGTCGTATCCGTGAAGAATGTAGATCACCTCAATTCTCTGATGAATGCCCTGAGAACGACACGCGGAGTAAAGAAAGTCGATCGGCTGGCAATCATGTGA
- the der gene encoding ribosome biogenesis GTPase Der — protein MAKSTRKKLVALVGRPNVGKSTLFNMLTGTRRALVEDTPGLTRDRNYGEVTIRDKSFIVVDTGGFEPTTEDVMLSQMRTQTLVAVEQADIIVFMGDAKAGITPSDYEIVRTLQRTDKTVLYAVNKVDSEKQENFAVDFFGLGVEPIYPVSAITGYGADELIDAILEGIPESISEPAGEPLTKIAVVGRPNTGKSTLINLLLGEERLVANPAPGTTRDSIDTVVKYHGKEYVFIDTAGIRRRARIVDRVEKYSVIKAFQSIDRADIVLVLLDATEGVTDQDARIAGYAYEKGRGVIILLNKWDLVQKDSNTIHAFTAHVREFLKYLQYAPILTLSALKGTRAVKLFGLIEEMESVYRKRVGTAELNKFIEETTTSHPPGMHHKKPIKIYYLTQVRTAPPTFMFFCNYPESIHFSYKRFLENRLREAFDFRGSPLRLVLKKRQGRLSDQEQAKKPRRPGSRKRFV, from the coding sequence ATGGCGAAAAGTACACGTAAAAAACTTGTTGCTCTTGTAGGCAGGCCGAATGTCGGCAAGTCTACTCTGTTCAACATGCTGACAGGGACACGCCGGGCGTTGGTCGAAGACACTCCCGGACTCACCAGAGATCGTAATTACGGGGAAGTCACGATCCGAGACAAATCTTTCATAGTCGTGGATACCGGCGGATTCGAGCCGACCACCGAAGATGTCATGCTTTCCCAAATGCGTACACAGACCCTGGTGGCAGTGGAACAAGCGGACATCATCGTTTTCATGGGCGACGCAAAGGCTGGGATAACACCGTCTGATTATGAGATCGTCCGTACATTGCAGCGAACTGATAAGACAGTTTTGTACGCGGTCAATAAAGTCGATTCAGAGAAGCAGGAAAATTTCGCGGTGGATTTCTTCGGGCTCGGCGTCGAGCCCATCTATCCGGTAAGTGCAATTACGGGCTATGGGGCTGATGAACTCATCGATGCCATACTGGAAGGAATTCCGGAATCGATTTCTGAACCGGCCGGGGAGCCGTTGACGAAAATTGCGGTGGTGGGCAGGCCTAATACGGGCAAATCCACACTGATCAACCTGCTCCTGGGAGAAGAGCGGCTTGTAGCTAATCCTGCGCCGGGAACCACCCGGGATTCTATAGACACTGTTGTCAAATACCACGGCAAAGAATACGTGTTTATCGATACCGCAGGTATACGGCGCCGTGCACGGATCGTCGACAGGGTTGAGAAATACAGTGTCATCAAAGCGTTCCAGAGCATCGATCGGGCCGATATTGTCCTGGTGCTTCTGGACGCAACGGAAGGGGTTACGGATCAGGACGCTCGTATTGCAGGGTACGCGTACGAAAAGGGCAGGGGGGTTATCATTTTGCTCAATAAATGGGACCTGGTGCAAAAAGATAGTAATACCATCCATGCCTTTACCGCTCATGTGAGGGAATTCCTGAAATATCTCCAGTATGCGCCTATACTGACGCTCTCGGCACTTAAAGGTACGCGTGCGGTAAAACTTTTCGGTCTTATCGAAGAAATGGAATCCGTGTACAGGAAACGGGTAGGCACTGCGGAACTGAACAAATTCATTGAAGAAACAACGACAAGTCATCCACCGGGTATGCATCATAAAAAACCCATAAAGATCTACTACCTGACGCAAGTTCGTACTGCTCCGCCCACATTCATGTTTTTTTGCAATTATCCGGAATCCATCCATTTTTCGTACAAACGATTTCTCGAGAACCGGTTGCGCGAAGCCTTTGATTTTCGTGGTTCCCCCCTGCGCCTCGTCTTGAAGAAAAGACAGGGCAGGCTTTCCGATCAGGAGCAAGCCAAGAAACCGCGACGGCCGGGTTCAAGGAAGCGCTTCGTCTAA
- a CDS encoding M48 family metallopeptidase, with amino-acid sequence MVVEWNSISIVFGAIYLLQLAFAIGMEMLNRRHLVQKGSDVPESMKGFVDRDKLLRMNQYSLDTSNLYIVKKLTGDSLLLAAILFGLFPWLGGLFVSYSYVVAGLCFFLMLGAISFVLDLPFDYYATFVLEEKYGFNRTDIKTWFLDNVKAVGISAVFAVITIGPLLWSILFSPDYWWLLGFVIVAVVQFFLIVLYPVLIAPLFNKFEPLSNTELAEKIESLVRETGMRTEGIFRMDAGKRSTHSNAYFTGVGKTKRVVLFDTLIDTHTQDEILGVLAHELGHFKMNHVLKSYLLSLATTLVVFYATYRILNWPLMYETFHLDPVSNYVALVIVAIFWKKAGYFLRPIGAAISRKFERSADVFALRLLMNSGPLATALKKLAGHNLSNLNPHPFYVWFYYSHPPLRERVEYLESARI; translated from the coding sequence ATGGTAGTTGAGTGGAATTCCATTTCAATCGTGTTCGGCGCTATCTATCTTCTGCAGCTTGCATTCGCAATCGGTATGGAGATGCTCAATCGCAGGCACCTTGTGCAGAAAGGCTCTGATGTACCTGAGAGCATGAAAGGGTTTGTCGACAGGGATAAGCTCTTGCGGATGAATCAGTACAGTCTGGATACCAGCAATCTGTACATTGTGAAGAAATTGACGGGTGATTCTCTGTTGCTTGCGGCGATCCTTTTCGGATTATTCCCCTGGCTTGGAGGTCTTTTTGTCTCTTACTCCTATGTTGTTGCAGGACTGTGCTTCTTCCTGATGCTCGGAGCCATTTCTTTCGTACTCGATCTCCCTTTCGATTACTACGCCACATTCGTTCTTGAGGAAAAATACGGGTTCAACCGAACGGATATAAAAACATGGTTCTTGGATAACGTAAAAGCGGTCGGGATTTCCGCTGTATTTGCCGTAATTACCATAGGGCCGCTCTTGTGGAGCATACTTTTTTCGCCTGATTATTGGTGGCTCCTGGGATTTGTGATTGTTGCCGTGGTTCAGTTCTTTCTTATTGTTCTGTACCCTGTTCTGATTGCACCGTTATTCAACAAGTTTGAACCTCTTTCCAATACCGAATTGGCAGAAAAAATTGAGTCACTGGTTCGAGAAACAGGGATGAGGACAGAAGGTATCTTTCGGATGGATGCAGGGAAACGGAGCACGCATTCCAATGCATATTTTACCGGTGTGGGAAAAACCAAGAGGGTAGTGCTCTTCGACACACTCATCGACACCCATACGCAGGACGAGATCCTGGGGGTGCTTGCTCACGAGCTCGGGCATTTCAAAATGAACCACGTGCTCAAATCATACCTGCTGAGCCTCGCAACCACACTCGTCGTCTTTTATGCAACATATCGTATCCTGAACTGGCCTTTAATGTACGAGACGTTTCATCTCGATCCGGTCAGCAATTACGTGGCGCTCGTCATAGTGGCAATTTTCTGGAAGAAAGCCGGCTATTTTCTCCGGCCTATAGGCGCAGCCATTTCCAGGAAATTCGAACGAAGTGCAGATGTCTTTGCATTGCGACTCCTGATGAACTCAGGACCTCTTGCGACCGCGCTCAAAAAACTGGCAGGCCATAATCTTTCGAACCTGAATCCTCATCCTTTTTATGTGTGGTTCTATTATTCTCATCCTCCACTTCGCGAACGAGTCGAATACCTTGAATCCGCGAGAATCTGA